In the Setaria italica strain Yugu1 chromosome VI, Setaria_italica_v2.0, whole genome shotgun sequence genome, one interval contains:
- the LOC101776533 gene encoding uncharacterized protein LOC101776533 gives MACSRRLLAEAATLLLLVLLLAARTDAEEEKAIAALPAHVHLASISTNGGGAGSSSPSSSPSPAGVGGGGEKKESSKEDKNKEKKPGSSKCVTTKDCHLKRLVCAKKCTMAAHKKCAAKCSRACTAAGLPICT, from the coding sequence ATGGCTTGCTCCCGCCGCTTGCTCGCTGAGGCGGCGAcgctgctgctcctcgtcctcctcctggcTGCCAGAACcgacgcggaggaggagaaggccatCGCGGCGTTGCCCGCCCACGTCCACCTCGCCAGCATCAGCACcaacggcggcggtgctgggtcctcctcgccgtcgtcgtcaccCTCGCCGGCgggagtgggaggaggaggagagaagaaggaGAGCAGCAAGGAGGACAAGAACAAGGAGAAGAAGCCTGGCAGCAGCAAGTGCGTGACGACCAAGGACTGTCACCTGAAGCGGCTTGTGTGCGCCAAGAAGTGCACCATGGCCGCCCACAAGAAGTGCGCAGCCAAGTGCTCccgcgcctgcaccgccgccggcctccccatCTGCACCTGA